The Kitasatospora sp. NBC_00374 genome has a segment encoding these proteins:
- a CDS encoding zinc-binding dehydrogenase, giving the protein MKALVISAYGGPEVLTATDLPDPVPAAGEVLIRVKAFGLNHAEAYMRSGAWGEVAAVPGIECAGLVEADPSGELPVGARVVAILGGMGRTRNGSYAELVTVPATNVVAVHSQLPWADLAAVPEVYATAFSALRGNLALMPGETLLVRGATSALGQAAVNLAVQHGANVLATTRDPAHAPLLKELGAAEVLIDDGRLAAEIARRDITVDAVLDVVGNSVLRDSLAAVRPCGRVCQVGFLGGFAPVADFDPIADLPSGVQLSFFGSAFVLGTPAFPLSAVPLDDIYAQVEAGVLKARPARVFPFDEVVEAHRVMEAGRALGKMVVVLD; this is encoded by the coding sequence ATGAAGGCCCTGGTCATATCCGCCTACGGCGGCCCCGAGGTGCTCACCGCCACCGACCTGCCCGACCCGGTGCCCGCCGCCGGCGAGGTGCTCATCAGGGTCAAGGCCTTCGGCCTGAACCACGCCGAGGCCTACATGCGCAGCGGCGCCTGGGGCGAGGTCGCCGCGGTTCCGGGCATCGAGTGCGCCGGCCTGGTCGAGGCCGACCCCTCGGGTGAACTCCCCGTCGGGGCCCGGGTGGTGGCGATCCTCGGCGGTATGGGCCGGACCCGCAACGGCAGTTACGCGGAACTGGTGACCGTCCCCGCGACCAACGTGGTGGCGGTGCACTCGCAGCTGCCCTGGGCCGACCTGGCGGCGGTGCCCGAGGTGTACGCCACGGCGTTCAGCGCCCTGCGCGGCAACCTCGCCCTCATGCCCGGCGAGACGCTGCTGGTCCGCGGTGCGACCTCCGCACTCGGGCAGGCCGCCGTCAACCTCGCCGTCCAGCACGGTGCCAACGTGCTCGCGACGACCCGGGACCCGGCGCACGCACCGCTGCTCAAGGAACTCGGCGCCGCCGAGGTGCTCATCGACGACGGACGCCTGGCGGCCGAGATCGCCCGGCGGGACATCACCGTCGACGCGGTGCTCGACGTCGTCGGCAACAGTGTGCTGCGCGACTCGCTGGCCGCAGTCCGACCGTGTGGGCGGGTCTGCCAGGTCGGCTTCCTCGGAGGATTCGCCCCGGTGGCGGACTTCGACCCGATCGCCGATTTGCCCAGCGGTGTCCAACTCAGCTTCTTCGGCAGCGCGTTCGTCCTGGGCACCCCCGCGTTCCCGCTCTCCGCCGTGCCGCTGGACGACATCTACGCCCAGGTCGAGGCCGGCGTGCTGAAGGCCCGTCCCGCCCGGGTCTTCCCGTTCGACGAGGTCGTCGAAGCCCACCGGGTCATGGAGGCGGGCCGGGCGCTGGGAAAGATGGTCGTGGTCCTCGACTGA
- a CDS encoding TetR/AcrR family transcriptional regulator, translating into MPRPREFDPDTVLNQAMLRFWERGYRATSIEDLVKATGVKPGSIYSAFPGGKHALFVKSLERYSKLVVPQKLGELEAASASVAEIRAYFDGLVRDLLSPEGRQGCLLVNTAIEKAAEDDEAAAVVRGHLARLERCMTHALQNAARRGEVRPSLDATGSAKLLVATCQGLMVVGKANPDETVLRAIVDNAFLALA; encoded by the coding sequence ATGCCCAGACCGCGCGAGTTCGACCCCGACACCGTCCTGAACCAGGCGATGCTGCGGTTCTGGGAGCGCGGCTACCGGGCCACGTCCATCGAGGACCTGGTGAAGGCGACGGGGGTCAAGCCGGGGAGCATCTACAGCGCCTTTCCGGGCGGCAAGCACGCGCTCTTCGTCAAGTCGCTGGAGCGCTACTCGAAACTGGTCGTTCCGCAGAAGCTGGGTGAACTCGAGGCCGCGAGTGCCTCGGTGGCCGAGATCCGGGCGTACTTCGACGGACTGGTCCGTGACCTGCTCAGTCCCGAGGGGCGGCAGGGCTGCCTCCTGGTCAACACCGCGATCGAGAAGGCCGCCGAGGACGACGAGGCGGCGGCGGTCGTGCGGGGCCATCTCGCCCGGCTCGAGCGCTGTATGACCCACGCGCTGCAGAACGCGGCCCGCCGGGGCGAGGTGCGGCCCTCGCTCGACGCGACGGGCAGTGCCAAGCTGCTGGTGGCGACCTGCCAGGGGCTGATGGTCGTGGGAAAGGCGAACCCCGACGAGACGGTACTGCGGGCGATCGTCGACAACGCCTTCCTCGCCCTCGCCTGA
- a CDS encoding flavin reductase family protein — translation MRVDFDPETVGRDEFYRLLTAVVVPRPIAWVSTLSASGVDNLAPHSFFSISCVAPPIVQFTSVGRKDTLRNVEATGEFVVSMAPEAMFEQINETGTDFPSDQGEFDAVGVEREPSLLVKPARVAASPVALECRLHSTVRLGDSTLVLGRVVHAAVDEAVLVDGHPEITRMRPLSRLGRDQWGTTAGIRSIARVPYRGERQS, via the coding sequence ATGCGCGTCGACTTCGATCCCGAGACCGTGGGCCGTGACGAGTTCTACCGGCTGCTCACCGCCGTCGTGGTGCCCCGGCCGATCGCCTGGGTGTCCACGCTGTCGGCGAGCGGGGTGGACAACCTCGCGCCGCACTCGTTCTTCAGCATCTCCTGCGTGGCGCCGCCGATCGTCCAGTTCACCTCGGTCGGCCGCAAGGACACGCTGCGCAACGTCGAGGCGACCGGTGAGTTCGTGGTCAGTATGGCGCCCGAGGCGATGTTCGAGCAGATCAACGAGACCGGCACCGACTTCCCGTCCGACCAGGGCGAGTTCGACGCCGTGGGCGTCGAGCGGGAGCCGTCCCTGCTGGTGAAGCCGGCCCGGGTGGCGGCGTCGCCGGTCGCGTTGGAGTGCCGGCTGCACAGCACCGTCCGGCTCGGCGACTCGACGCTCGTACTGGGCCGCGTGGTGCACGCGGCCGTGGACGAGGCGGTGCTGGTGGACGGCCACCCGGAGATCACCAGGATGCGCCCGCTCTCCCGGCTCGGCAGGGACCAGTGGGGCACCACGGCCGGCATCCGCTCGATCGCCCGGGTGCCCTACCGGGGCGAGCGGCAGTCGTAG
- a CDS encoding RHS repeat-associated core domain-containing protein gives MSRERAAGRRSRPRISALVAATLVGSLLPTLPLAVGAAAAEYTKPSAVSAEKPVQGSAGKAKGRKADTTVSAPAAKQAAWPKAGGAKVTVPGEAGKGVKAGELPVTLTATGTSQAAKNADVQVLSQDLARKAGISGVLLSVAAPQTADGTQANISVDYSSFAQAGGAGFGARLHLVQLPACVLTTPDLPECRVQTPLPGGNDLEKQTVTADAVAIAAPAPVGGMSLQSTSGGGAVLAATTGSAGPGGDYKATPLSAASSWSTSLNSGSFSWSYEMPLTAMPGGLTPKLGLSYSSGSIDGRTANSNNQASWAGDGFDLSPGFVERTYKACAEDGVKTGGNYPGDLCWATDNATISFAGHSGELIPVSGDEFRLKGDDNTKVVRVRDTNRGNGDNDGEYFRATTTDGTNYYFGYNRLPNWSSGKPETKSVYTVPVFGNNAGEPCHGADFASSWCQQGWRFNLDLVVDGHGNDITYWYTPETNNYGRNLKATDRTPYVRGGHLDHLDYGQRQADIHSGTVKPMARVDFGTAERCLESTAGLCDPAKIDANRQYWYDTPWDQNCSTGKDCTTQVAPTFFTRTRLTQIVAKTLQSDGSYKDIDSWSLNHKWGTADVDYQLLLESVQHTGSSATPSITLPKTTFAYKQLTNRLDKVGDGRAPFIKQRLGTITDELGGQLDVNYSAPACDWNTLPTPQTNTTRCFPQQYQASNETPVTTEWFNKYVVDSVIATDRTGGAPDMVTHYTYLGDPAWHFDDEDGITKEKLKTWSQWRGYARTRVETGGVSGMSTQAEHYFLRGMDGDRSDPADKTKKRTVAVDDGHGTSLTDDDAFSAFEYRTEQYDKPGGKVLSKTVSTPWKKETAKSVRDWGTTTANLTGTRTSRSFTSLDQGAGASWRETRTDSTFDGYGRVVQSDDLGDADVGTDDKCTRTTYADNTSAWILVGTIRTETVAAACGADVDRDTRPDGSSAVLSDVRLRYDGQAYGAAPTVGDSTLVETLKSRSGKVATYLDGATHYDAYGRADSTTKLASTSVFDTTDATAPVTTASPLAQTTSTGYSPATGRPTKVTVTGPPVTRGSPATAMTTVTDYDLARGQAVDTVDANNRRTDVLLDALGRTLKVWQPNRSRSTGQSPNHEYAYADLDGQIRAVATKSLNADGSQDTAYTLYDGLGRARQTQAPGDNGGRVLTDTFYDERGQSALAYAAYYATGSPSATLFKVDDATGVETQTANTYDGLGRVVKSTVLAGNGVGSPISTTLTEYGGDRVTVTPPKGATPTTTISNAQGLTTELRQYHADTATGAYDGVGYAYDPAGHMVRLTDQASTQWTWTYDQQGRLVKSVDPDSGTSVKTYDDSGLLTTSRDGNNQTLAYVYDNHGRQIETRSGSATGPLLTSQIWDPAGNKGLISSATRYLTVGSSTYQYKTTWSLYDPLGRATRTTVSVPSVPGQEALAGSYVSGTVYRLDDQPQSTSYPAAGNLPAESVAFGYDTQHRLTTAGGLSGYLAGQTYSLTSKPMQATLSDGTPGKQVYVTNAYEWGTQRLTASRTDQYGVATPLRAATYTYDQAGNVTSITDTSRGGTDRQCFQYDHLVRLTEAFTPSSGSCPAVPDARSLGGPAPYWTSFGYRSDSTRDIQTQHNPTGDASKDVTTKYNYPAAGAAQPHTLRSTSGTGVQTESDGYDLAGNTIARHRQLTGGGTSDQALTWDAEGRLGKVVDTLVNGGSTTTRTTDYLYDVTGSRLTAHVLDSAAPAGEQWTLYLGSTELTLTKGAAKPTATRYYSLGAAAAVRTDDNKVAVQIVDHHGTAELNIDTVTGSTAQRRSAPFGEARGTKPATWSGSHGFLGGVGEPTGLTHLGARDYDPAAGRFISVDPLFAPDSPKELNGYSYSGDNPVGSTDADGRKMCADDCSSNDMAEHGWVGLGGVFHEPTRGPQCTSLCHPVVPTTPATEVVTNTSENRKKWHEARIAWLLQPDNPIIGKYLADIEKINRQTCHREAHDGCGYGNMSTTAFLERAVKDAANRIDESAIPFDPKRFKTLTKQGSNLTTYAFSNGEYQIAFDLAMGGSTVVAIPESSDANVKTPDAKVDGVPSEFKAPGSGKGAVQDNLKKSNAKGAERAYIRLPDNYSSETAMKSLKSYLANSSSDFSEYSIWARGDVGGWLISGKIGSEPTCKGWGC, from the coding sequence ATGAGCAGGGAAAGGGCTGCCGGACGGCGGTCCCGGCCCAGGATCTCGGCCCTGGTGGCCGCGACACTGGTCGGGTCACTGCTGCCCACGCTGCCACTGGCAGTGGGTGCGGCCGCGGCCGAGTACACCAAGCCGTCGGCGGTGTCGGCCGAGAAGCCGGTACAGGGCTCGGCGGGGAAGGCCAAGGGCCGCAAGGCCGACACCACCGTCAGTGCCCCGGCCGCGAAGCAGGCCGCCTGGCCGAAGGCGGGCGGCGCCAAGGTCACCGTCCCGGGGGAGGCCGGCAAGGGAGTGAAGGCCGGCGAACTGCCGGTCACCCTCACCGCGACCGGCACCTCGCAGGCGGCGAAGAACGCCGACGTCCAGGTCCTCAGCCAGGACCTCGCCCGGAAGGCCGGCATCTCCGGCGTACTGCTGAGCGTCGCCGCCCCGCAGACCGCGGACGGCACGCAGGCGAACATCAGTGTCGACTACAGCTCCTTCGCCCAGGCCGGTGGCGCCGGCTTCGGCGCCCGGCTGCATCTCGTGCAGCTCCCGGCCTGCGTCCTGACCACGCCCGACCTGCCCGAGTGCCGCGTCCAGACCCCGCTGCCCGGCGGCAACGACCTGGAGAAGCAGACCGTCACCGCCGACGCCGTGGCCATCGCGGCGCCGGCCCCCGTCGGCGGCATGAGCCTGCAGTCCACCTCCGGCGGGGGAGCCGTTCTCGCCGCCACCACCGGCAGCGCCGGCCCCGGCGGCGACTACAAGGCCACCCCGCTGTCCGCCGCGTCCTCGTGGTCGACCTCGCTGAACAGCGGTTCGTTCTCCTGGTCCTACGAGATGCCGCTGACCGCGATGCCGGGCGGGCTGACCCCCAAGCTCGGCCTCTCCTACAGCTCCGGCAGCATCGACGGCCGCACCGCCAACAGCAACAACCAGGCCTCCTGGGCCGGCGACGGCTTCGACCTGTCCCCGGGCTTCGTCGAGCGCACCTACAAGGCGTGCGCCGAGGACGGCGTGAAGACCGGCGGCAACTACCCCGGCGACCTGTGCTGGGCGACCGACAACGCCACCATCAGCTTCGCCGGCCACTCCGGCGAGCTGATCCCCGTCTCAGGTGACGAGTTCCGGCTCAAGGGCGACGACAACACCAAGGTCGTCCGGGTCCGCGACACCAACCGGGGCAACGGCGACAATGACGGCGAGTACTTCCGCGCCACCACCACCGACGGCACCAACTACTACTTCGGCTACAACCGCCTCCCGAACTGGAGCAGCGGCAAGCCGGAGACCAAGTCCGTCTACACCGTGCCCGTCTTCGGCAACAACGCCGGAGAGCCGTGCCACGGCGCAGACTTCGCGTCGTCGTGGTGCCAGCAGGGCTGGCGCTTCAACCTCGACCTCGTCGTCGACGGCCACGGCAACGACATCACCTACTGGTACACCCCCGAGACCAACAACTACGGCCGCAACCTCAAGGCCACCGACCGCACCCCCTACGTCCGCGGCGGGCACCTGGACCACCTCGACTACGGTCAGCGCCAGGCCGACATCCACTCCGGCACCGTCAAGCCGATGGCCCGGGTCGATTTCGGCACCGCGGAGCGCTGCCTGGAGAGCACGGCCGGCCTCTGCGATCCGGCGAAGATCGACGCCAACCGGCAGTACTGGTACGACACTCCGTGGGACCAGAACTGCAGCACCGGCAAGGACTGCACCACCCAGGTCGCCCCGACCTTCTTCACCCGCACCCGGCTGACCCAGATCGTCGCCAAGACCCTGCAGTCGGACGGCTCCTACAAGGACATCGACTCCTGGTCGCTGAACCACAAGTGGGGCACCGCCGACGTCGACTACCAGCTGCTGCTGGAGTCCGTCCAGCACACCGGCTCCTCGGCCACGCCGTCGATCACGCTGCCGAAGACCACCTTCGCGTACAAGCAGCTCACCAACCGCCTCGACAAGGTCGGTGACGGCCGCGCCCCGTTCATCAAGCAGCGCCTGGGCACCATCACCGACGAGCTCGGCGGCCAGCTGGACGTCAACTACAGCGCGCCCGCCTGTGACTGGAACACCCTGCCCACCCCGCAGACCAACACCACCCGCTGCTTCCCACAGCAGTACCAGGCGTCCAACGAGACACCGGTGACCACGGAGTGGTTCAACAAGTACGTCGTCGACTCGGTCATCGCCACGGACCGCACCGGCGGCGCACCCGACATGGTCACCCACTACACCTACCTCGGCGACCCGGCCTGGCACTTCGACGACGAGGACGGCATCACCAAGGAGAAGCTGAAGACCTGGTCCCAGTGGCGCGGTTACGCCCGGACCCGGGTGGAGACCGGCGGCGTCTCGGGCATGTCCACCCAGGCCGAGCACTACTTCCTGCGCGGCATGGACGGCGACCGCAGTGACCCGGCCGACAAGACGAAGAAGCGCACGGTCGCCGTCGACGACGGCCACGGCACCAGTCTGACCGACGACGACGCCTTCTCCGCCTTCGAGTACCGCACCGAGCAGTACGACAAGCCGGGTGGCAAGGTCCTCTCCAAGACCGTCAGCACGCCCTGGAAGAAGGAGACCGCCAAGAGCGTCCGCGACTGGGGCACCACCACCGCCAACCTCACCGGCACCCGGACCAGCCGCTCCTTCACCTCCCTCGACCAGGGCGCCGGCGCCTCCTGGCGCGAGACCCGCACCGACAGCACCTTCGACGGCTACGGCCGCGTCGTGCAGTCCGACGACCTCGGCGACGCCGACGTCGGCACCGACGACAAGTGCACGCGCACCACCTACGCCGACAACACCTCCGCGTGGATCCTCGTCGGCACGATCCGCACCGAGACCGTCGCCGCCGCCTGCGGCGCCGACGTCGACCGCGACACCCGGCCGGACGGGAGCTCGGCCGTCCTCTCGGACGTCCGCCTGCGCTACGACGGCCAGGCCTACGGCGCCGCCCCGACCGTGGGCGACAGCACCCTGGTCGAGACGCTGAAGTCCCGCTCCGGGAAGGTCGCGACCTACCTCGACGGCGCGACCCACTACGACGCCTACGGCCGGGCCGACAGCACCACCAAGCTCGCGTCGACCTCCGTGTTCGACACGACCGACGCCACCGCGCCGGTCACCACCGCCAGCCCGCTGGCCCAGACCACGAGCACCGGCTACAGCCCGGCCACCGGCCGGCCCACGAAGGTGACCGTCACCGGCCCGCCGGTGACCAGGGGCAGCCCGGCCACCGCCATGACCACCGTCACCGACTACGACCTGGCCCGCGGCCAGGCGGTCGACACCGTCGACGCCAACAACCGGCGCACCGACGTCCTCCTGGACGCGCTCGGCCGCACCCTGAAGGTCTGGCAGCCCAACCGCTCGCGGTCGACCGGCCAGAGCCCGAACCACGAGTACGCCTACGCCGACCTCGACGGCCAGATCCGGGCCGTCGCCACGAAGTCGCTCAACGCCGACGGCTCCCAGGACACCGCCTACACCCTCTACGACGGCCTCGGCCGGGCCCGCCAGACCCAGGCACCCGGTGACAACGGCGGCCGGGTGCTGACCGACACCTTCTACGACGAGCGCGGCCAGTCCGCCCTCGCCTACGCGGCCTACTACGCCACCGGCTCCCCCTCGGCCACCCTCTTCAAGGTCGACGACGCCACCGGTGTGGAGACCCAGACCGCGAACACCTACGACGGCCTCGGACGTGTCGTCAAGTCCACCGTCCTCGCGGGCAACGGCGTCGGGTCCCCGATCTCGACCACGCTCACCGAGTACGGCGGCGACCGGGTCACCGTCACCCCGCCCAAGGGCGCGACCCCGACCACGACCATCAGCAACGCGCAGGGCCTGACCACCGAACTGCGGCAGTACCACGCCGACACGGCCACCGGCGCGTACGACGGCGTCGGCTACGCCTACGACCCGGCCGGACACATGGTCAGGCTGACCGACCAGGCCAGCACACAGTGGACCTGGACGTACGACCAGCAGGGCCGCCTGGTCAAGAGCGTCGACCCGGACTCCGGGACCTCGGTCAAGACCTACGACGACAGCGGCCTCCTGACCACCAGCCGCGACGGCAACAACCAGACGCTGGCCTACGTCTACGACAACCACGGCCGCCAGATCGAGACCCGGTCCGGCTCGGCCACCGGCCCCCTGCTGACCTCGCAGATCTGGGACCCGGCCGGTAACAAGGGCCTCATCTCCTCGGCGACCCGCTACCTCACGGTCGGGTCGAGCACGTACCAGTACAAGACCACCTGGTCGCTGTACGACCCGCTCGGACGGGCCACCCGCACCACGGTGTCCGTCCCCTCCGTGCCCGGACAGGAGGCACTGGCCGGCTCCTACGTCAGCGGCACCGTCTACCGCCTCGACGACCAGCCGCAGAGCACGAGTTACCCGGCCGCCGGAAACCTCCCCGCCGAGTCGGTGGCCTTCGGCTACGACACCCAGCACCGCCTCACCACCGCCGGCGGCCTGAGCGGCTACCTCGCCGGGCAGACCTACAGCCTGACGAGCAAGCCGATGCAGGCGACCCTCTCCGACGGGACGCCGGGCAAGCAGGTCTACGTCACCAACGCGTACGAGTGGGGCACCCAGCGGCTCACCGCCTCGCGCACCGACCAGTACGGCGTCGCGACGCCCCTGCGCGCGGCCACCTACACGTACGACCAGGCCGGCAACGTCACGTCGATCACCGACACCTCGCGCGGCGGCACCGACCGCCAGTGCTTCCAGTACGACCACCTGGTCCGGCTGACCGAGGCGTTCACGCCGAGCTCCGGAAGCTGCCCGGCCGTACCGGACGCCAGGTCACTGGGCGGCCCGGCTCCGTACTGGACCAGCTTCGGCTACCGCAGCGACAGCACCCGCGACATCCAGACCCAGCACAACCCGACCGGTGACGCGAGCAAGGACGTCACCACCAAGTACAACTACCCGGCCGCCGGGGCCGCCCAGCCGCACACGCTGCGCAGCACCAGCGGCACCGGGGTGCAGACCGAGTCGGACGGCTACGACCTCGCGGGCAACACCATCGCCCGGCACCGGCAGCTCACCGGCGGCGGCACCAGCGACCAGGCCCTGACCTGGGACGCGGAGGGCCGTCTCGGCAAGGTGGTCGACACCCTGGTCAACGGTGGCAGCACGACCACCAGGACCACCGACTACCTCTACGACGTCACCGGCAGCAGGCTGACCGCGCACGTCCTGGACAGCGCCGCCCCCGCGGGCGAGCAGTGGACCCTCTACCTGGGCAGCACGGAGCTGACCCTCACCAAGGGTGCGGCCAAGCCCACCGCGACGCGTTACTACTCGCTCGGCGCGGCGGCCGCCGTCCGCACCGACGACAACAAGGTCGCCGTCCAGATCGTCGACCACCACGGCACCGCCGAGCTGAACATCGACACGGTCACCGGCAGCACGGCGCAGCGCCGCAGTGCTCCCTTCGGTGAGGCCCGCGGCACCAAGCCCGCGACCTGGTCCGGCAGTCACGGCTTCCTCGGCGGGGTCGGCGAGCCCACCGGGCTGACCCACCTCGGGGCGCGCGACTACGACCCGGCGGCCGGCCGCTTCATCAGCGTGGACCCGCTCTTCGCCCCGGACAGCCCCAAGGAACTGAACGGCTACAGCTACTCCGGTGACAACCCGGTCGGCAGCACCGACGCCGACGGCCGCAAGATGTGCGCGGACGACTGCTCCAGCAACGACATGGCCGAACACGGCTGGGTCGGCCTCGGCGGAGTCTTCCACGAGCCCACCCGGGGCCCGCAGTGCACCTCGCTGTGCCACCCCGTGGTGCCCACCACTCCGGCGACGGAGGTGGTGACCAACACCTCGGAGAACCGCAAGAAGTGGCACGAGGCACGGATCGCCTGGCTGCTGCAGCCGGACAACCCGATCATCGGGAAGTACCTCGCCGACATCGAGAAGATCAACCGGCAGACCTGCCACCGGGAGGCCCATGACGGCTGCGGCTACGGCAACATGTCCACCACCGCGTTCCTGGAGAGGGCCGTCAAGGACGCCGCCAACCGCATCGACGAGTCGGCCATCCCGTTCGACCCGAAGCGGTTCAAGACGCTCACCAAGCAGGGCAGCAACCTGACCACCTACGCGTTCAGCAACGGCGAGTACCAGATCGCCTTCGACCTGGCGATGGGCGGGTCGACGGTGGTCGCGATCCCCGAGAGCAGTGACGCCAACGTCAAGACCCCGGACGCGAAGGTGGACGGGGTGCCCTCGGAGTTCAAGGCTCCCGGCAGCGGCAAGGGCGCGGTCCAGGACAACCTCAAGAAGTCCAACGCGAAGGGCGCCGAACGCGCTTACATCCGGCTCCCGGACAACTACAGCTCCGAGACGGCGATGAAGAGCCTGAAGAGCTACCTGGCCAACAGCAGCTCCGACTTCTCCGAGTACTCCATCTGGGCCCGCGGCGACGTCGGTGGCTGGCTCATCTCCGGTAAGATCGGCAGCGAACCGACCTGCAAGGGCTGGGGGTGCTGA